The window AGGAACTCGGCGATGTCGTGGTTGATCCGGGTCTCCGACCGGGAGCCGCCGACGCGGCTGCGCAGGATGGTCGCGCCGTCGCGGCCGTCGGTGAACAACGTCGCCGGGAACAGCCAGGTGCTCGTGTGCAGCCGTTCCAGGACGGCGACGGCGGTAGCGACGACCTCGGTGACGACCCACGGATCGGCCCGGATCTCACCCTCAGGCATCTTGTCGCCGGCAGCGTCGCGGACACCTTTCCAGTGTCTGCCGCGCAGGAGGACCAGGCCGTGGGCTTGGTCTCGTTCGACGCAGCCGCGTTCCAGACTGAGGACTTCGCCTGCCCGCATCCCCGACAGGTAGCTGATCACGATGAAGCAGGCCGTGCCCAGGTGCCGGGGAAGGAAGCCGGCCTCGGTGTAGTCGATGGCCGCGTCGCGCCAGGGCCGGCCGTCCAACCGCCCGGTGACCGGCGCGTCCAGCGGTGCGCCCTCGATGACGGGCAGCCCCATCTCGGCGAGGCGGCACAACGTAGATGTGATGGTGTGGCCCTGACTCCTCCAATCCAGCCGAGGCTCGCCGAAGCGCGGAGGCAATGGGTCGCGGAAGAAAAGACGCAGGCCACTGCCCCCGCGGCGGCGACCCTTCGTGCCGCCCGTGCCCTCTTCCCCTCGGCGATCGACGACTCCTGGCATGCGGCGGCCGGCCCCAGCGATGCGGTCCCGCTCGATCTCCGCACGGACCTGCGCCTGGCCGCCACTCGCACTGCTCACACCTCCGTAGAAGTCGAAAGGTGAAAGGTGCCGCTCGGTGGCACCTCGCGGCTGGGCGAGACGTCCGGCACGGTCGCCCACCGCTCGGGTCAGGCCGCTGACGGAACGGCCAACGGCACAGCCTTGCTACGGACCGAGCGATGATCTCGGCACACCAGCAACGCCCCGACAGAGGAGTGCACTTCGGCCGGTGGCGGGGCTCCGGCTCGCCGCGCGCCTGCCTGACCAAGCACTACCGGTGTCACGCCACCTATTGACGCACCGCGAACCCGGCCATAGCCTCCCGCTACCGTTCGGGATGCGGACAATATTTCGCACAGCGCACACACTCGTCAGGAGGGGCCCCATGCAAAGAGGCATCATCGGGCTTGCCATAGCAGCGGTCACGTTCACGGTCGCGACCGGATGCGGATCCTCGTCTTCTACGACAGGCGGTTCCTCGCCCTCGGACGGGGACAAGGCAACGCAGGTCAAGGTAGGGGTCATTCCCATCGTCGATGTGGCGCCGCTGTATCTGGGAGAGAAGAAGGGCTTCTTCGGCAGTCGCGGCATCGAGCTGGAGTTGGTGACCGCCCAGGGTGGCGCCGCGATCATCCCCGGTGTCGTGAGCGGCGAGTTCCAGTTCGGGTTCAGCAATGTCACCTCGCTGATGATCGCGCAGTCCAAGGGAGTGCCGGTCAAGTCCGTGGTCAACGGTGTCGCCTCCACCGGCGTCACCGGGAAGGATGTCACGGGAGTCGCGGTCCAGAAGGACAGCGAGGTCAAGTCCGCGAAGGACCTCGCAGGGAAGACAGTGGCTGTCAACACCCTCAAGAACATCGGGGACACCACCGTCCAGGAGTCGGTGCGCAAGGACGGAGGAGACCCCTCGAAGGTCAAGTTCGTCGAGTTGCCGTTCGACCAGATGCCGGCCGCGCTGGACAGCGGACGGGTCGACGCCGCCTGGATGGCCGAGCCGGCGCTGACCATCGCCAAGGGACAGGGCGCCCGTGTCGTGGCGTCCCCGTTCGCCGACACCGACCCGAAGCTCACCGTCGCGACGTACTTCGCCTCCACCAAGCTGGCGCAGGAGGACCCCGAGCTGGTGAAGAAGTTCACCGAGGCGATGACCGAGTCCCTGGAGTACGCCGCGGAACACCCCGACGAAGCGCGCCAGATCCTCACCACCTACACCAAGATCAGCGGTGAGGTGCTGAAGAACCTGACGCTGCCGAGCTGGACCGCGGAGTACGACATGAAGTCCCTGGAGAAGCTCGCCTCCCTCGGCGAGCAGGACGGCCTCTTCGGCGGCAAGAAGCCCGACCTGGACGCCCTGTTCTCATGAGCGGTTCCCAGAGCACCTCTGTACTGACGAAGAGCGGCGGCGCCGTCGGGACCGTCAGCGGTCCCGACGGGCCGGACACGCGACGTGCCCGGCGCTCTCCGGGGAAGGCCGCCACGATGTTGCGTGGGGCAGCGGGCCTGGTGGGCCTGGTGGTCCTGCTTCAAGTGCTGCCCCACACCGGTCTGGTCTCCGCCGACTACCTCCCGCCCGCGTCGGAGATGGGCCGGGCCCTGTGGCAGGTGCTCGCCGAGGACGCGTTCTGGACCGCGCTCGGCGACACCTTGACCGGGTGGGGTATCGGACTGGCCATCGCCGTCGTGGCGGGCGTGACGGCGGGCATCGTGATCGGATCGGTGCCCGTGCTGCGGGCGGCGACCGCCTCGACGATCGAGTTCCTGCGGCCCATCCCGTCGGTGGCGCTGATCCCGGTGGCCGTACTGCTCTACGGCACGGACCTGAGATCGAAACTGCTGCTGGTGGTGTACGCCTCCTTCTGGCAGGTCCTCGTCCAGGTGCTGGCCGGGATGCAGGACGTCGACCCGGTCGCTGACGACACCGCCCGCAGCTACCAGCTGGGCACGTGGGGACGGGTGCGCCACGTCATGTGGCCCACCGCGCTGCCGTATGTGATGACGGGCGTACGGCTGGCCGCCACCGTGGCGCTGGTCCTGGCGATCACCGCCGAACTCGTCATCGGCTCGCCTGGGCTGGGCAACCAGATCGCTGTCGCCCAGACCTCCGGCGCGGTACCCGACGTCTACGCCCTGGTCCTGGTCACCGGGCTGCTGGGCATCGCGATCAACCTGGTGGCCCGTGCCGTCGAGCGGCGGGCGCTGCACTGGCATCAGTCCATCCGCAGGGAAGGGTAGCCGGATGATCCGGACGACTGTCCTCAACGCGGCCCGTCGGGCCTCGCTGGTCCTGGGCCTGCCCCTGGTCCTGTTCGGACTGTGGTGGTCCCTCACCGCCGGCAGCACCGACTTCTACAGCCCTCCGCTCTCCACCATCCTGGGGAGATTCGCAGACGTCTGGACGGGCGAGCGGCTGGCATCCGACGTGGTCCCCAGCGTGATGCGGCTGACCGCCGGCTATCTGCTGGCCGTCATCGTCGGAGTCGGGCTGGGGCTGGTGATCGGCATGAGCCGCCTCGTGCGCGACTTCCTGGAGCCGGTCATGGAGCTCTTCAGGGCCATACCGCCCCCGGTGCTGGTACCGATCATCATGCTCTTCGCGGGCATCGGCGACACCATGAAGGTGCTCGTCATCGTCAGCGGGTGCATGTGGCCGATCCTGCTCAACACGGTCGAGGGTGTCCGTGCCGTCGACGAGGTACTCAGCGACACCTGCCGCTCGTACGGCATCACCGGCACTCGACGCCTGTGGCACCTGGTACTGCGCTCGGCGAGCCCGCAGATCGTCACCGGCATGCGTCAGTCCCTGTCGATCGGCATCATCCTCATGGTCATCAGCGAGATGTTCGCCGCCAGCAACGGACTCGGGTTCGCCGTCGTGCAGTTCCAGCGGTCCTTCGCCATCCCCGAGATGTGGAGCGGCGTCCTGCTGCTCGGCCTGCTCGGTTTCGTCCTGTCGCTGCTCTTCCGGTTCACGGAGAACCGGGTCCTGGCCTGGTACCACGGCTTGCGCCGGGCTCAGCGCAATCCCTGACAAGGAGACGTCGATGCTCGACGTACGCAATCTGCAGAAGATCTACACCGGACGCAACCGCAGCGTCGAAGCTCTGCGGAACCTGACCTTTCATATCGCTGCCGGAGAACTGGTGTGTCTGGTCGGACCGTCGGGGTGCGGCAAGACGACTCTGCTGAAATGCATGGCGGGGCTGCTCGACCCCACCAGCGGCGAGGTCCGTCTGGAAGGCCGTCCCATCGCGGGACCGCCACCCGCCATGGCCGTCGTGTTCCAGGAGTACGGCCGGTCCCTGTTCGCCTGGATGAACGTGCGCGACAACGTGGCCCTGCCGCTTCGCCGCAAGAAGCTGGGCAAGGCCAGGGAGAACGAACTGGTCGACCACGCGCTGGAGGTGGTCGGTCTCGCCGATGCCCACCACGCCTACCCCTGGCAACTCTCGGGAGGAATGCAGCAGCGCGTCGCGATCGCCCGCGCCGTCGCGTTCGAACCGAAGGTGCTGCTGATGGACGAGCCGTTCGCAGCCGTCGACGCACAGACGCGCGCCGAGCTGGAGGACCTCATCAGGCGCCTGTGGCACGACCTGGGCGTCACCGTCCTGTTCGTCACCCATGACATCGACGAAGCGGTCTACCTCGGCCAGCGGACCATCATCCTGTCCAAGTCGCCGACCGTCGTGCAGGAGGATCTGACCATCGATCTCCCCGACGAGCGCGACCAGCTGCACACCCGCTCCAGCACGCGATTCGCCGAACTGCGCGCGCACGTCTACGAACAGATCCAACGCGCGAAACACCTCAGCGGCGACACGGACACGGAGGCGCCCGACCGCAGCAAGGACTTCGCCGCACAGGAGGCCGGGGCCTGACACACCGCACGGCACCGGGCCGGCCCGTGACACTGCACGCACCCCTGGTGATGCGCCATGAGGTACGGCGGCGCGCGCGGTGGTCGGCTCGGTGCTCTCCGCCCCTCCAACCTGTCATTCGAACCGTGAAGAAGTGGGCAACGCCATGGCGTTCAGTTCAAGAGTCCAGGCCAGAGGCATCCAACTGCTGCTCGGCCGCATGATGTCCCGCGTGCACAAGGACCTGCGCTTCACCGACGTCCCCAAGCGCACCGAAACCCTCCGGGTGGAGACCGGTGCCGGACCGGTGACCTGCACCGTCTACCGCCCGCCGGCCACGACCGGATCCCTCGCTCCCGCGTACGTCAACTTCCACGGCGGTGGTTTCGTGGTCGGCCGCCCGGAGCAGGACGACCACATCTGCCGCTCCATCGCCGCCACGGCCGGCTGTGTGGTGATCAACGTGGACTACGCCGTCGCCCCGCAGCGGCAGTTCCCCGTTCCCGTGACCCAGGCGTACGACGTCACCGCGTGGGTCGCCGAGCACGGTCCCGAGGGCGGCTGGGACGGTTCGCGCCTCGCGGTGGGCGGGCACAGTGCCGGAGCCAACCTGACCGCCGCGGTCTGCCGCCTGGCCCGGGACCGCGGCACCTTCTCGCCCCGCCTCCAGATCATCGACTCCGCACCGCTCGACCAGCTCGCCGACCCGGCCACCAAGCAGTCCCTCATAGCCAAACCGCTGCTCAGCCCTCAGCTCATGCGGATCTTCACCGCCGCCTACGTCCCGAATCCCGCCGACCGCGCGCATCCCCTCGTCTCTCCCGCACTCTCCGACGACCTCGCCGGACTTCCTCCCGCCCTGGTCATCACCGCGGAGAACGACCGCCTGCGCGACGAAGGCGACGCCTATGCCAAGGCTCTGGAGGCCGCCGGCGTCCCGGTCACCCACCGTGTCTTCGAGGGGGTCGACCACTACTTCACCCACACCGGCCCGGTGCCGGCGGCGAAACAGGCCATCGATCTGATGGCCACCACCTTGCGCAGCGCACTCAACGACTGACACCGGCGCTCCGGTCGGCGACGCATTCAGGGACGAGCGGGCGGGGACGGCCTCCCGCCCATCGACGGCTCACTCCCGGAACACGCACTCATATCAGGGATTCCTGCTGCGCCGGTTTCTGATCGAGACAACCGCGCTCCGTCGCCCGTTCCTGGCGGAGCGACCCGGACTCCCAGGCCCTCTGGAGGACTGATCGGCTACTGTTGCCTGCACCGAAGCAAGGAGTGACGGCATGACGGCCGAGGTCGCGGCCAGTGAGGTGGACGGCGCCGCAACGGAGCAGGTGCCCACCGAGGCGGTCGGCCCTCTGATACGTGGGATCGCCGTCCTCAAGGCTCTTGCGGACGCCGGCGGGCAGGAGGACCTGCAAGAGCTCGCGAACCGCACCAGCCTCGCACGGGCCACCCTCGACCGCATCACCGTCACCCTCGGCGCCATGGGCTACGTCCACATCGAGGGGCGTAGAGCCGTGCTGGCCCCGCCACTGATGGAGCTGGGCAACGCTTACCTGACTGCTGCCAGGATTCCCGAACTCCTGGGACCACGGGCCGACGCGCTGGCCGAGGAACTGGACGAGGGGGTCACCCTGACCGTGCCGGACCGGCACGGCGCCCATTTCGTCCACTCGGCGGAGCGCGACCGGCGGATGGGAATCGTCTGCAGCATCGGCGACAGGCTGCCACTCGACGCCTCGGCGCCGGGCGCGCTGCTGGCCGCCACCTGGAGCCCCGCCGAATGGGAACACCACCGGGCGCACCACCCCTGCGTGCGCGGCGCGAAACTCATCGAGGCGTGTACGGACGATCTCCGCGAACGCGCCACCGCCGCGAAAGCCAACGGCTGGTCCCTCGACGACCAGTGGCTGGAGCCCGGCCTGATCGCCCTCGGCCACCCCGTCCATGCCCCGGACGGGGACCTGGTGTGCGTGGTGAACGTGGTCAGCCTCATCGGACGCTACCCGAGCGCGGAAGCGCTGGCACGGGCCGCGCTGCCCGCTGTGCGGAGCGCCGTGGCGGACATGGAACAACAACTGCGCACACCGCCGCCGGAACCACCGGCCGCGGCGGTCAGACCACTGCTCGATACCGAAGTCTCCAAGCCCGGGCGCGGAATCATCGAGTCCCTCGTCCGCGGCCTGAGCGTGCTGACCGCCTTCGGCCCGGGCCGCGACGCCCTCAGGAACGCCGAGATAGCCCGTCTCACCGGCCTGCCACGGGCAACCGTACGGCGCGCGCTGATCACGCTGGACCACCTCGGGTATGTCACCGGTCAGGACGGGCTGTACCGGCCCAACGCCGCGATCCTCTCGCTGGGCTACGCCCCGTTGTCGCGTCTGTCTCTGGCGCAATTGGCCCAACCCCATCTCACGGCCCTGTCCCACCGGCTCTCCGACTCCGCGTCCATGACAGTGCTCTCCGGTTCGGAGATCCTTTACGTCGCCCGCGCTGCCCCCGCCCGCCTGATGACGGTCCACGCCACAGTGGGCACACGACTGCCCGCGTACGCCACCGCGATGGGCCGCGTACTGCTCGCCGGCCTGCCCAGGAACGAATGCGCCGCGATCCTCGCCTCCTCAGCTCCGACGTCCCTCACCGCGCAGACGGTGACGGATCTCAATGAACTGATCCGGCTTGTCGCACAGGCCGACGACGACGGATACGCCCTGCTCGACGGGGAACTCGAAGTCGGTCTGCGCTCGATGGCCGTGCCGGTCCGCAGCCGGGACGGCAAGGTGCGCGCCGCGATCAACGTCGCCATGCACTCCAGTCGGCGTTCGGTCACCGAATGCCTCGAGGAGGTCCTGCCCGCGCTCCACGCCGCGGCGGCAGGTATCGAACGTGACCTGGGGCCGGTCTCCTCGACCAAGACCTGACGGCGCCACCGCCGCGTGACGGCCGGGGTGTTCGGCGCAGGATCGCGTGAGCGCCGGAGCGCGCCTCCGCCCGTGACATGCGCCCGTCACTAGCCGGGTGAGGGCAGCCGAAGCCCTCGCAGTGGCGCTGTCGCCGGCCCGCTGCCGGTGGGTCGTGAGCCCGTGCATCTTCACCACCATTGACACCCGCTTGGTGCCAGACCCAAACTCATGCCAGCCGTCCAACGAATTAAATTTCGTCAGGCGAACGCGGTTCATCTGCTTCAAGTAATCCGGCCATCCCGGCTGTTCGGCATCCGAGCCGCCGGCCGCTTCCCACTCGAAGAGGAGTGAGCATGAGGATCCGGCATCGACGAACTACGCGGTTGCGTATTGGTCGCGCTCTCATGGCGCTGGCGGCATCTGTCATCGCCTTGGGGGTCACCATGGCCCCCGGTCATGCGGCCCCCGCCCCCGGACCCGACGAGGTGAGAGTGGCCAGGGACATCGCCTACGCGCCGGCCCAGCCGGCCGACAGCCAGGGCCACCTGTTGGACCTGTACATCCCCCGGTCGCAGCGGCCGGTTCCGTTGGTGATCTTCACGGGAGGCTCGGCGTGGATGGCCGACAACGGCCGACAGGGCGCTGACCAGGTCGCCGCCCAGCTCAACCCGCATGGGTTCGCGGTGGCGGGTGTGTCGGTCCGTTCCAGCTCACAGGCCGAGTTCCCGGCCCAGCTCCACGACATCAAGGGCGCCATACGCTGGCTGCGGGCGCACGCCCAGGTTTACCACCTCGACCCTCGACGCTTCGCGATCATGGGTGATTCCTCGGGGGGCTGGACCTCGGCGATGGCCGCGGTCACCGGAGACCTCCCGCGACTGGAGGGAGACGTGGGAGTGCGCGGTCCGTCCAGCGCGGTACAGGCGGCCGTGCCGTTCTACCCGCCGACTGATTTTTCCCAGATGGATGCGCACATGCTGGACGACTGCAAGGTGTTCAACCAGCTCCTGGGGACGACCGACTGCCACTCGGACGCACGCTCACCCGAATCGCGGCTGCTCGGCTGTCCCATCAAGGACTGCCCGGACAAGGTCGCGGCCGCGAACCCTCTCACCTACGTCACCGACCGGCCCCTGCCCCCGACGCTGATCTTCCACGGCGAGCAGGACCCCTTGGTGCCTTACCACCAGGGCCGACTGCTGCGCGACGCCCTGGCCTCCGCCAAAGCCAATGTGCGTATGATCTCCCTCCCGCACGCCGGTCACGGTCCGATTTCCAGCATGCTGGGCGACCCCGACACCCGCCGGGACGCCTACGAGGAATACGCACGGCACGGTCACACCACGCCGCCTGTTCCCGTGACACCGTCGTGGCAGACCATCGTCTCCTTCCTGACGTCCGAGTTGCGTCCCGCGGCGAGGTAGGCCCACCGCAAGGCGACCTCACGATGCACACCGCTCAGCGGGGCGGATACCGGCGGCGGCGCCCAGTGCCGTGGATACCCGGTACTCGGCCAGGACACCGTGCACGGTGTTGCCGGCCAGGTGGGAGCATGCCCGGCTCCAGAACTCGTCGAGTCTGCCTGCAGCTTCGCCGTTGGCCCGTATCGGCTCGTTGCCGCTCCGGCGCCTGATGACCAGAGGACCAAGAGCGGCTTTGCTCATGATCTCCTCCTGGCAACGGCCTGCGGCGAATGGCGCTCAGCCTGCCGGCAGCCACTGACAGAGGAGGTGGGCCCACCCCGACCCGGGAGCCGCAGTCACCGGAAGCCGTTGAGCGACGATAGATGACGGGCCCGACCATGGCATGGTAGGGCCCGTCAGCCGTTCGCCGGCCTGGAACCGGTTCCTTCGATCGACGTGTCAGAGTCTCCGGCAACCAGCGCTGGAGACCCTGCGTGTCTGGCCGGGTGATCACCGTGACCGGTGCGGAAGGAAGGCCAGCGGCGTGACCGCGGTAGGGGTGAGTTCAGCGGCCTTCGGGGCGGATCGGGCGCGGGCAGTGTTGCTGCGGGCTTGTTCGGCCCGGGTGCGTGGCGTTCGCCGAGGCGCTGGATGCGCCAGGTGAGGACTTCCGTTGGCGAGCCCGCATCGTCCAGCGGGCGTGGCCCGGCCGCTTGTTGAAGCAGGATGGCGGGGTCGTGGCCCGCGCGCTCGGCGTCCGCGAGCACGGCCGCGAATGCGTCCCGGGCGGTCTCGTCGAGGACTTGTTCGGCGTGGGCGGGCACGGCCGTGCGCAGGTGCTCGGGTATCGGTGCGTGACGTCGGCCGGCGGCTTTCCTACGACGAGCCGCGCCAGCGGGGCCGGTGCGGCCTGCCCGTAGGCGGCCTGGAGGTGGTGCAGGGTCTGCTGGGCGGCGGCGACCTGCTGGTCGTGGTGGTGCTGAGCGCTCCTGCGGCGCACGGCGAGGACAGGGAGGACGGCCGCGGTCGCCGCCGCCACGTTCGCGATCCGCCTGCGCTACCCGCTCGACACCTGGGTGCCGGTCCTGGACTTCGTCCAGGTCGAGCCCGCCCGGCTGCCGCAGCACGCCACGTTCTTCACCCTCGGTGTCCTCGCCCACCGCCACGGATGGCTCGACCGGCTCGATGCCCGCACCGGCTGGCTCTGGCTGACCGGCGGCCTGCTCGCCTTGGCCCTCCTGTTCGCCGTCGGCGCGGACGCGGACTGCTTCGGCCCGGCGGACTCAACGCCCCCGCCGCCCTGTGGTCAGCGTACGAGAGCGCCCTGTGCTGGCCCTGAGCGTCGGCCTGCTCACCCTGTTGCGCGAGACCGCCAGCGGCGACAACCGCCTGACACGCGAACTGGCGGCAGACGCGTACGCCGTCTATATCGACCATCTTCCGATCGTGGTGACCTTGCAGTACCACCTGGCGGACCGTGGCCTGTCCGCGACCGCCGCGTGGAGCATCGTCTCCGTCACCGCCGTGCCGACGTCCTTCCTGCTCGCTGCCGGACTGCGCAGGCTGCCGGGATTCCGGCGGGTGCTGTGAGTGAGTACGCATTGCCCTGCGGCGTTTCAGCACGTCGGAGGCGATGGACGAGGCACCCTCAGGATCGGGTTCCAGGCGAACCAGCCGAGAGCCTCGGCGCCCAGTTCCCAGGGGGCGTTCAGCAGCGCCTTCTCTGTCCTTTCCAGGTCTGTGGTGACCGAGTCCGGCGCTGGCCCGATGCGCTTCATCAGATCGCCGCGCTTGCGGAAGAACTCCTCGTCCTCGCCGCGCAAGCGACGGATCGCCGCCTTCACGCAAGCAGGCCATCTCGGCATACCGAAGTGGTCGTCGTGGGTTCCGAGCTGTGGGGCGGCCATGAAGATCAGGAAGTCGTCGTGCGGCAGCTGTTCCTCGAAGTGCATGAGGGTGTCGATGCGTCTCTTGACGTGCTTCTTGATCTCCCCCAGGAACCCCCAGCCGAAGTCCGTCAACGTCCCGTCGCACCCCGGCCAGACCGCCTCGCGGTCCAAGATCACGTCCTCCAGTTCCAGCAGACGGAAGGGCTCGCTGCTCCCCAAGGCGTCGAAGGCTTGTCGGGTCAGCCACGTGTTGCGGGCGAACATCGCGCCATCGTGCAGGTTCTTGCGTCGCTTGCTGGGTGGTGAAGCGTGCGCGTCCTCGATGGGGCCGTTGCGCCACACGAACAGCACGATCCCGTGGGCGGCTGCCCACCGAAGTCCCTCCGGGGACCGGAATACGCCCATCTCTTCGAGCCTCTGCCGCCCCCACGCCAGTCTTTCCCGCAGCTCTTCGTCCGTCACGACGCCATGCCCTCCACCCTCCGCGGCAGCCGCGCTTACCGGCTGACGACGTCCGTCCCGACGGTATGTGGTGCGACGCACCTGTGACAGGTACTTCGGTGGGCTCACGTGAAGTGGCCGTGGAGCGCCGGTCAACTACCGAGGACCGTCTCACGTGCCGCTCGTGCCCAGATGGCTTGCTGGCGCGTGGTGAAACCCATGCGGTCCCAGTGGAAGAGGACGTGCCGTGCCAGGATGCCGCGCAGGCCGAGCTGAAGGCTGCCCGCACGTGCCGCGTCCGCGAGGGTTCGGCCACCCCGCTCCATGCCTGTCACCCAGTTCCCCAACGGCACAAGTGGGCCGTCGGTGAGTGTGGGGCCGGCGTCGAGCGTCAGGAGGCGCCGTAGCGTGTCCGCCATGCGGCTGACCTGGTCCGGGGACACGTCTTCGGGGAGTGGCCGTCGGGCTTCGATCTGCCCCCAGACGTCTCCTTGTTCTCCCCATTCCAGTCCGGCCGCCCGCAGGAACAGGGCGGTGACGAGGAGGGAGGTCTCTTTGGCTCCGAGGAGGCCGCCGGTGCCTTCGGCGGCGTGCTGGTGGTAGTGGAGGACGCCGACGCTGTCGGTGTGGAACAGGGTGTGCCCGAGCATCAATCCTTCCGTACCACCGAACGCGATGGTTTCCGGCTCGTACAGGGAGGACCACCACCCCTTGGCCACGCCCCAGGACAGTGCGCTGTCGAGGGCTTCGGTGACCTGCGCGACGGCGTCTTTGATTCGCGCGTCCGGGCTCGCCTGGACGCGCAGGCGCCAGCAAGGGACTTGCGCACGAACCACCATGTTCCGACCGGCCCGGTGCGCAGGACCGGCAGGATGTACGCACGGAAGGCGCGTTCCGCGGTGGGGTAGTCGGCGAACTCGATGTTCACCTGGTGCCAGCCTGCGGGTGAGGTGGTGAGTGCGGCGCGACCGGCGGCGCGGTACCGCTCAACCGCGTCGGCCAGTCGAGCAGGGGATGTGCGTACCTCGCCGGCGGCCTCATCGAGGGGCGTTCCCGCGAGGACGGACAGGATGGCGCCCTCCATCGCAGTGGTGCCCGTGTGGTCCACGTCGTCCCCCTCAGCACAGGAGCAGGCAGGCATCCCAGTCGGTGGCGGGCGCGGCCCCCGGTTCGGCGCACTGGAAGGCCAGGGCCGCTCCTGCCGCCCCTTCGAGGAAGCCGGCTTCTTCCGGAGGGGGAGGGCGAGGGAGCGTTCACGCAGTTCGGGGAGCCGGTCCGTGAACACCGTGGGGGCCTCGGCGTCCTCAGCGACACGTTGCACGGTGCGCAGGAGGCCGCCGACTCCGTGGCACAGGCCGCGGGTGGTGAGCTGGTCGAGCTGGTGCGGGTCGGACAGGCATAACAGGAGAGCGCGTTCGGCCATCCTCTTGCGGTCCTCGTCGCCCAGGGCGATCGCAGCGAGCTGCTGCGCACGAGCCAGTCCGGGGACGCCGTAGCACCAGGACGGTGCGGTCGGCGCCACGGGTGTCGGGTTTGTATCGGTGATCCAGCGCGGCCAGCGAGTTCCGCGGTGGTCGCTGCGGCGTATGCGGTCGAGCCAGTGGCAAATGCGGGCCATGGCGG is drawn from Streptomyces bottropensis ATCC 25435 and contains these coding sequences:
- a CDS encoding ABC transporter substrate-binding protein; this translates as MQRGIIGLAIAAVTFTVATGCGSSSSTTGGSSPSDGDKATQVKVGVIPIVDVAPLYLGEKKGFFGSRGIELELVTAQGGAAIIPGVVSGEFQFGFSNVTSLMIAQSKGVPVKSVVNGVASTGVTGKDVTGVAVQKDSEVKSAKDLAGKTVAVNTLKNIGDTTVQESVRKDGGDPSKVKFVELPFDQMPAALDSGRVDAAWMAEPALTIAKGQGARVVASPFADTDPKLTVATYFASTKLAQEDPELVKKFTEAMTESLEYAAEHPDEARQILTTYTKISGEVLKNLTLPSWTAEYDMKSLEKLASLGEQDGLFGGKKPDLDALFS
- a CDS encoding ABC transporter permease codes for the protein MLRGAAGLVGLVVLLQVLPHTGLVSADYLPPASEMGRALWQVLAEDAFWTALGDTLTGWGIGLAIAVVAGVTAGIVIGSVPVLRAATASTIEFLRPIPSVALIPVAVLLYGTDLRSKLLLVVYASFWQVLVQVLAGMQDVDPVADDTARSYQLGTWGRVRHVMWPTALPYVMTGVRLAATVALVLAITAELVIGSPGLGNQIAVAQTSGAVPDVYALVLVTGLLGIAINLVARAVERRALHWHQSIRREG
- a CDS encoding ABC transporter permease; this translates as MIRTTVLNAARRASLVLGLPLVLFGLWWSLTAGSTDFYSPPLSTILGRFADVWTGERLASDVVPSVMRLTAGYLLAVIVGVGLGLVIGMSRLVRDFLEPVMELFRAIPPPVLVPIIMLFAGIGDTMKVLVIVSGCMWPILLNTVEGVRAVDEVLSDTCRSYGITGTRRLWHLVLRSASPQIVTGMRQSLSIGIILMVISEMFAASNGLGFAVVQFQRSFAIPEMWSGVLLLGLLGFVLSLLFRFTENRVLAWYHGLRRAQRNP
- a CDS encoding ABC transporter ATP-binding protein, producing the protein MLDVRNLQKIYTGRNRSVEALRNLTFHIAAGELVCLVGPSGCGKTTLLKCMAGLLDPTSGEVRLEGRPIAGPPPAMAVVFQEYGRSLFAWMNVRDNVALPLRRKKLGKARENELVDHALEVVGLADAHHAYPWQLSGGMQQRVAIARAVAFEPKVLLMDEPFAAVDAQTRAELEDLIRRLWHDLGVTVLFVTHDIDEAVYLGQRTIILSKSPTVVQEDLTIDLPDERDQLHTRSSTRFAELRAHVYEQIQRAKHLSGDTDTEAPDRSKDFAAQEAGA
- a CDS encoding alpha/beta hydrolase, with the translated sequence MAFSSRVQARGIQLLLGRMMSRVHKDLRFTDVPKRTETLRVETGAGPVTCTVYRPPATTGSLAPAYVNFHGGGFVVGRPEQDDHICRSIAATAGCVVINVDYAVAPQRQFPVPVTQAYDVTAWVAEHGPEGGWDGSRLAVGGHSAGANLTAAVCRLARDRGTFSPRLQIIDSAPLDQLADPATKQSLIAKPLLSPQLMRIFTAAYVPNPADRAHPLVSPALSDDLAGLPPALVITAENDRLRDEGDAYAKALEAAGVPVTHRVFEGVDHYFTHTGPVPAAKQAIDLMATTLRSALND
- a CDS encoding IclR family transcriptional regulator domain-containing protein, with amino-acid sequence MTAEVAASEVDGAATEQVPTEAVGPLIRGIAVLKALADAGGQEDLQELANRTSLARATLDRITVTLGAMGYVHIEGRRAVLAPPLMELGNAYLTAARIPELLGPRADALAEELDEGVTLTVPDRHGAHFVHSAERDRRMGIVCSIGDRLPLDASAPGALLAATWSPAEWEHHRAHHPCVRGAKLIEACTDDLRERATAAKANGWSLDDQWLEPGLIALGHPVHAPDGDLVCVVNVVSLIGRYPSAEALARAALPAVRSAVADMEQQLRTPPPEPPAAAVRPLLDTEVSKPGRGIIESLVRGLSVLTAFGPGRDALRNAEIARLTGLPRATVRRALITLDHLGYVTGQDGLYRPNAAILSLGYAPLSRLSLAQLAQPHLTALSHRLSDSASMTVLSGSEILYVARAAPARLMTVHATVGTRLPAYATAMGRVLLAGLPRNECAAILASSAPTSLTAQTVTDLNELIRLVAQADDDGYALLDGELEVGLRSMAVPVRSRDGKVRAAINVAMHSSRRSVTECLEEVLPALHAAAAGIERDLGPVSSTKT
- a CDS encoding alpha/beta hydrolase, which encodes MARDIAYAPAQPADSQGHLLDLYIPRSQRPVPLVIFTGGSAWMADNGRQGADQVAAQLNPHGFAVAGVSVRSSSQAEFPAQLHDIKGAIRWLRAHAQVYHLDPRRFAIMGDSSGGWTSAMAAVTGDLPRLEGDVGVRGPSSAVQAAVPFYPPTDFSQMDAHMLDDCKVFNQLLGTTDCHSDARSPESRLLGCPIKDCPDKVAAANPLTYVTDRPLPPTLIFHGEQDPLVPYHQGRLLRDALASAKANVRMISLPHAGHGPISSMLGDPDTRRDAYEEYARHGHTTPPVPVTPSWQTIVSFLTSELRPAAR
- a CDS encoding thiopeptide-type bacteriocin biosynthesis protein, encoding MVVRAQVPCWRLRVQASPDARIKDAVAQVTEALDSALSWGVAKGWWSSLYEPETIAFGGTEGLMLGHTLFHTDSVGVLHYHQHAAEGTGGLLGAKETSLLVTALFLRAAGLEWGEQGDVWGQIEARRPLPEDVSPDQVSRMADTLRRLLTLDAGPTLTDGPLVPLGNWVTGMERGGRTLADAARAGSLQLGLRGILARHVLFHWDRMGFTTRQQAIWARAARETVLGS